The following are encoded together in the Scomber scombrus chromosome 7, fScoSco1.1, whole genome shotgun sequence genome:
- the lingo4b gene encoding leucine-rich repeat and immunoglobulin-like domain-containing nogo receptor-interacting protein 4b has translation MFVESVVRWGAWSVLLQFGLGVSAGGCPPSCVCRPEAKEVICTAKHLTSVPEGFPNDARRLDLSYNKIKTVGRRQFSGLLQLQELDLSDNVISMIEVEAFQGLQNLRTLRIKNNRLKIIPVGVFSGLSGLRFLDLSQNEILVFLDYTFKEMSNLQVLEAGENDLVFISQRAFYGLQNLQELNIDRSNLTSIPTEALSQLQSLTRLCMLRLTISTLPNNAFRRLHRLRTLVIANWPALDTMASNSLIGLNLTSLVISNCNLSVVPYSALRHLVYLRFLDLSYNPITVIQGNLLGDLLRLQELHLAGGSLLRIEPGAFRGLAYFRMLNVTSNQLTTLEESAFHSVGNLQVLRLDGNPLACDCRLLWVVRRRLRLNFDGHQPTCSSPDVVRQREFRDFSEKELPRLFTCRHARIMDRRPQEVRVEEGTTVVFSCKADGDPMPSITWISSHKNVVSPTGRIRVLPNGTLEVRFAQVQDSGTYQCLAGNAAGNDSLTVGLYVKGLPRNRTIPFFAEEGWVEPSNAQAVNSSAQMAKPYPFDAKTLIIATTMGFLSFLSSVAICFVFMFFWSQSKGQIKHTATIDFVPRSSMGGGGGEGGDGGRFTMKLI, from the coding sequence ATGTTCGTGGAGTCTGTCGTTCGATGGGGGGCATGGAGCGTCCTTCTCCAGTTTGGATTGGGTGTATCTGCAGGAGGCTGTCCTCCATCCTGTGTGTGTCGACCTGAAGCTAAAGAAGTGATCTGCACTGCCAAACATTTAACCTCGGTGCCAGAGGGCTTTCCCAATGATGCCAGGCGTTTGGATTTATCCTACAATAAGATTAAGACCGTGGGTCGCCGCCAGTTCTCTGGCCTCCTGCAACTTCAAGAGTTGGACCTTAGTGATAATGTAATCTCCATGATTGAGGTGGAGGCTTTCCAGGGGCTACAGAATCTCAGGACGCTTCGGATTAAGAATAATCGACTCAAGATCATCCCGGTTGGGGTGTTTTCTGGCCTGTCTGGTTTGCGCTTTCTGGATTTGAGCCAGAATGAGATCCTGGTCTTTCTGGACTACACCTTTAAAGAAATGTCGAACCTGCAAGTGCTGGAAGCTGGGGAGAATGATTTAGTATTCATCTCCCAGCGGGCTTTTTATGGTCTGCAGAATTTACAAGAGCTTAACATAGACCGCAGCAATCTGACATCCATTCCCACAGAGGCGTTGTCTCAGCTCCAGAGTCTGACACGACTCTGCATGCTTCGCCTCACCATTTCTACTCTGCCCAACAACGCTTTCCGCCGGCTTCACCGTCTACGCACCCTTGTGATTGCAAACTGGCCAGCTTTAGACACTATGGCTAGTAACAGCCTGATTGGTCTGAATTTGACCTCGCTTGTTATCAGCAACTGCAACCTAAGTGTGGTTCCTTACTCAGCACTACGTCACCTAGTATATCTGCGCTTCCTGGACCTGTCCTACAACCCCATCACTGTTATCCAAGGTAACCTGCTAGGGGACCTTTTAAGACTTCAAGAATTACACCTAGCAGGGGGGAGCCTGCTACGAATAGAGCCGGGGGCCTTCAGGGGTCTGGCCTACTTTCGTATGCTCAATGTGACATCCAATCAGCTCACTACTTTGGAGGAGAGCGCCTTCCACTCAGTGGGGAACCTTCAGGTGTTGAGGTTAGATGGGAATCCCCTGGCATGTGATTGCCGCCTCCTCTGGGTGGTGCGTCGCAGATTACGCTTGAACTTTGATGGACACCAGCCCACTTGCTCGTCTCCTGATGTGGTAAGACAGCGTGAATTCAGAGACTTTTCGGAGAAGGAGCTCCCGAGGCTGTTCACCTGTCGCCATGCACGGATCATGGACCGCAGGCCGCAGGAAGTGAGAGTAGAGGAGGGCACTACAGTTGTCTTCTCCTGTAAGGCTGATGGGGATCCAATGCCATCCATCACCTGGATCTCATCTCATAAGAATGTGGTTTCTCCAACAGGACGAATCAGAGTCTTGCCCAATGGTACTCTAGAAGTGCGTTTTGCCCAGGTTCAGGACAGTGGCACGTATCAATGCCTGGCAGGCAACGCAGCTGGCAATGACAGCCTGACTGTCGGTCTGTACGTCAAGGGGCTTCCTCGCAATCGAACCATCCCCTTCTTCGCAGAGGAGGGCTGGGTTGAGCCTTCAAACGCCCAAGCTGTTAACTCCTCAGCTCAAATGGCCAAGCCGTACCCTTTTGACGCAAAGACACTGATTATTGCTACCACCATGGGCTTCCTGTCTTTCCTCAGCTCAGTGGCCATCTGCTTTGTCTTCATGTTCTTCTGGAGTCAGAGCAAAGGCCAGATCAAGCACACGGCAACTATTGACTTTGTCCCTCGGTCGTCCatgggtggaggaggaggggaaggaggtgATGGTGGCAGATTCACCATGAAACTTATTTAA